From Onychostoma macrolepis isolate SWU-2019 chromosome 05, ASM1243209v1, whole genome shotgun sequence, one genomic window encodes:
- the LOC131540402 gene encoding interleukin-31 receptor subunit alpha — translation MCIEKGISHTLPLVGRRRVSEEATMRKCSAAFYITLGFVSLWTIEASTGPCYCGPDHFNLLKNKCNNTEGVYDLACYTKYKTDLEFFCEWKGDISTSYTLYIQQRKCSCVNVHQKNGIWSSDDFRVNSNQNVTAHVIASSGYLHWCTYKNFSGIPSKITLCGPHSKLTYKRISGHLTMQVEWGNERRHIKKFFVEYKEFNTTSWKEQQSKNNKECVLWNLTTSLPYELRIRCDPTKECVQCPRSEVIVVPPELTDAPSIQLEIQDHIHNRFISPGQRKAVLKWEYANSEAVAYYNVTVRKVSGEPSNQDSFRTEDSSLTLILSYSAYNISVRALNTAGSSAVSSIATEQMDEWRDSFGPFSVNITSNNSFSLSWNSSVSCVCYSVEWWAKGQMPSFRPFYKKQTHKKITGETDSSTVLFHSPLLIFQPYTRYYFVLHTRPYLDVCKIKNINNSETTYGTAQAYLTEGSPIGAPGNVSIFNITQHSSVITWSPVSEEDLRGFLLGYYIYLTWDNSKTSFTVDPSINSYELQNLESNSAYRVQLSAFTTAGEGERSDFKHFVTNPLEFTALNSIIAAVIVGIIILLLAVHLSCRLLHRAKKLLWPSIPNPENSNAVQKIEIAYELGILEPLNRQRLEESEGCDSSTVCVVGSKKEASPLCSPPTAQAGVPTTLLLGEDEDSPFIPEQIAPPVTPTQVPTNESESTETFPMDFNKTDSTLNTSVDEEITTFESKDPGETISITTGSDFIQASQPAVVFMSDYTTMEIFQQVTMAGIQGPSIQTVKPGLVLVHPGQDYVRQSYFLQEAIQ, via the exons GACCCTGTTACTGCGGACCTGACCATTTTAacttattgaaaaataaatgtaacaacACTGAAG GAGTCTATGATTTGGCATGCTATACAAAATATAAGACAGATCTTGAGTTCTTCTGCGAATGGAAAGGAGACATATCAACCTCATACACACTGTACATACAACA GAGGAAATGTAGTTGTGTAAATGTACATCAGAAGAATGGAATTTGGAGTTCCGATGACTTTCGTGTTAACTCAAATCAGAATGTGACAGCTCACGTCATTGCAAGCAGTGGATATCTGCACTGGTGCACCTACAAAAATTTCAGTGGAATTCCATCCAAGATTA CACTGTGCGGTCCTCATTCAAAACTGACTTACAAAAGAATTTCAGGCCATCTGACTATGCAGGTGGAGTGGGGAAATGAAAGAAGACATATTAAAAAATTCTTTGTAGAGTACAAAGAGTTCAACACTACAAGCTGGAAAGAG CAACAGtctaaaaacaacaaagaatGTGTTTTGTGGAATCTGACAACATCTCTGCCTTACGAGTTGCGAATACGTTGTGATCCCACCAAAGAGTGTGTGCAGTGTCCTCGTAGCGAGGTCATCGTGGTTCCACCGG AACTCACAGATGCACCATCAATCCAGCTGGAGATTCAAGACCATATACACAATCGTTTTATATCACCAGGACAGAGAAAAGCAGTCTTGAAGTGGGAG TATGCAAACAGTGAGGCTGTGGCTTACTACAATGTGACAGTGAGGAAAGTATCCGGGGAACCCAGCAATCAGGACAGTTTCAGAACTGAAGATTCATCTCTCACCCTGATCCTGTCTTACTCTGCATATAACATCAGCGTCAGAGCTTTAAACACTGCTGGATCGTCTGCTGTTTCCAGTATAGCCACTGAGCAAATGGATGAATGGAGGG attCGTTTGGGCCATTCAGCGTCAACATAACCAGCAACAACAGTTTTAGTCTGTCCTGGAACAGTTCTGTCTCATGTGTTTGTTACTCTGTGGAGTGGTGGGCCAAAGGACAGATGCCATCTTTTCGTCCATTCTACAAAAAGCAGACGCACAAAAAAATAACTGGGGAAACCGACAGCAGTACTGTTCTCTTTCATTCTCCCCTATTAA TTTTTCAGCCATATACAAGATATTATTTTGTCCTGCACACCAGACCGTACCTAGACGTCTGCAAGATAAAGAATATAAACAACAGTGAGACGACCTATGGCACAGCCCAAGCTTACTTAACTGAAGGAA GTCCTATCGGTGCTCCTGGGAATGTGAGCATTTTTAATATTACCCAGCATTCCTCAGTAATCACATGGAGCCCCGTGTCTGAGGAAGACCTTCGCGGATTCTTATTAGGCTACTACATCTACTTGACATGGGACAATAGTAAAACAT CCTTCACAGTGGATCCCAGCATAAACAGTTATGAGCTGCAGAATCTTGAAAGCAACAGTGCGTACCGTGTGCAGCTGTCTGCATTTACAACAGCTGGAGAAGGAGAGCGGAGTGATTTCAAACACTTTGTCACAAACCCGCTag AATTCACAGCTTTGAACAGCATTATAGCCGCGGTCATTGTGGGAATAATAATTCTTTTACTAGCAGTTCACCTCAGCTGTCGACTTCTACACAG AGCCAAGAAACTGCTGTGGCCGAGTATACCAAATCCTGAGAACAGCAACGCTGTTCAGAAAATCGAAATTGCCTATGAACTG GGTATCCTGGAGCCACTGAACAGACAGCGCTTAGAGGAAAGTGAGGGATGTGATTCCAGTACAGTGTGTGTTGTTGGGAGCAAGAAGGAGGCATCTCCTCTCTGTAGCCCTCCCACTGCTCAGGCTGGTGTGCCCACCACCCTTCTCCTTGGTGAAGATGAGGACAGCCCATTCATCCCAGAGCAAATCGCACCACCTGTCACCCCAACACAAGTCCCCACCAACGAGTCAGAGTCCACAGAGACCTTCCCTATGGACTTTAATAAGACAGACTCCACTTTGAACACTTCTGTTGATGAAGAAATCACAACCTTCGAAAGCAAAGACCCTGGAGAGACCATCTCCATCACGACAGGATCAGACTTCATCCAAGCATCTCAGCCTGCTGTGGTTTTCATGAGCGATTACACTACCATGGAGATCTTTCAGCAGGTCACTATGGCTGGGATTCAGGGTCCATCCATACAAACAGTGAAACCTGGATTGGTTCTTGTACATCCAGGGCAGGATTATGTTCGCCAGTCCTATTTTTTGCAAGAAGCAATCCAGTAA